In Helianthus annuus cultivar XRQ/B chromosome 9, HanXRQr2.0-SUNRISE, whole genome shotgun sequence, the following are encoded in one genomic region:
- the LOC110879364 gene encoding protein NRT1/ PTR FAMILY 4.4 translates to MSSNKVNNYNDEPCVDDYVDWRDRPSKPSKHGGMRAALAILGLQAFEMMAIAAVGNNLITYVFNEMHFPLSKSANVVTNFVGTVFLLSLLGGFLSDSYLGSYRTMLLFGFIELSGFILLSIQAHLPQMRPPKCDMVLSFSECEEAHGLKKFIFFTAVYLVALGSGCLKPNIISLAADQFRKKESKKLSTYFNCAYFAFCIGELIALTVLVWVQTHSGMDIGFGVSAAAMAVGLICLLCGTPLYRNKPTSGSIFTPIAQVFVAAITKRKQVCPSSLEMLHGSQSTIVLHHNVSTQSPGGSSLLHTDKFRFLDKACIKIQDDTRSNESPWRLCTVSQVEQVKILLSVVPIFACTIIFNTILAQLQTFSVQQGSAMNTKLTSNFQIPPASLQSIPYVMLVFLVPLYETAFVPMSRKITGRESGISPLQRVGVGLFIATFSMVSAAIVENKRRTMALRDPKDTISIFWIAPQFLVFGVSEMFTAVGLIEFFYKQSVEGMQSFLTAMTYCSYSFGFYLSSLLVSLVNKVTSRSGHGGWLSDNNLNNDRLDLFYWLLAGLSFINFFNYLFWSRWYCYNPSLVGRHASPSDVKDSKVSMNDIETG, encoded by the exons CCAAGCAAACATGGTGGCATGCGTGCTGCGCTTGCCATCCTCG GTCTTCAAGCATTTGAAATGATGGCTATTGCTGCAGTTGGAAACAATCTCATAACATATGTTTTCAATGAGATGCATTTCCCTTTATCTAAGTCCGCTAACGTCGTCACCAACTTTGTGGGCACTGTCTTTCTTCTTTCGCTACTCGGTGGCTTCCTTTCTGACTCCTACCTTGGCAGCTATCGTACCATGTTGCTTTTCGGCTTTATTGAGCTCTCT GGTTTTATACTACTATCTATACAAGCCCATCTGCCTCAAATGAGACCACCGAAATGCGATATGGTGTTGAGCTTTAgcgaatgcgaagaagcacatgGGCTAAAGAAGTTCATATTCTTCACAGCGGTCTATCTGGTGGCTCTAGGAAGTGGCTGTTTAAAACCGAACATAATCTCTCTTGCAGCTGACCAGTTCAGGAAAAAAGAGTCCAAGAAGCTATCAACTTACTTCAACTGCGCTTATTTTGCATTCTGCATCGGTGAACTCATAGCACTAACGGTTCTGGTATGGGTGCAAACACATTCAGGGATGGATATCGGGTTTGGTGTTTCGGCTGCGGCCATGGCTGTTGGATTAATATGCTTACTATGTGGAACTCCACTCTACAGAAACAAACCTACTTCTGGAAGTATATTCACTCCAATTGCTCAA GTTTTCGTTGCTGCAATCACGAAGAGAAAGCAAGTCTGCCCTTCCAGCTTAGAGATGCTTCATGGAAGCCAAAGTACCATCGTCTTACACCATAATGTCTCCACTCAGTCACCTGGTGGTAGCAGCCTCCTTCATACCGATAAGTTCAG GTTCTTGGATAAAGCATGCATTAAGATTCAAGATGATACTCGTAGCAATGAAAGCCCATGGAGGTTATGCACGGTGTCACAAGTTGAGCAAGTGAAGATACTCCTTTCAGTGGTTCCTATTTTCGCCTGCACCATCATCTTTAACACCATTTTAGCACAACTCCAAACATTTTCGGTTCAACAAGGCAGTGCTATGAACACTAAACTCACCTCAAACTTCCAAATCCCACCGGCTTCCCTCCAATCCATTCCTTATGTTATGCTAGTATTCCTAGTCCCTCTATACGAGACCGCTTTTGTCCCCATGTCCCGCAAAATCACTGGCCGTGAATCAGGGATCTCTCCTCTACAACGAGTTGGCGTTGGTCTCTTCATTGCAACATTCTCCATGGTTTCAGCCGCGATAGTTGAGAACAAACGAAGAACAATGGCTTTAAGAGATCCAAAAGACACTATATCAATTTTTTGGATTGCACCACAGTTTCTTGTGTTTGGGGTTTCGGAGATGTTCACCGCGGTAGGGTTAATTGAATTCTTCTATAAACAATCGGTAGAAGGCATGCAATCGTTCTTGACCGCAATGACATATTGCTCATATTCATTCGGGTTCTATTTAAGTTCTCTTTTGGTGTCCCTAGTGAACAAGGTCACCTCTAGATCCGGCCATGGCGGATGGCTTAGCGACAACAACCTCAACAACGACCGACTAGACCTTTTCTATTGGTTATTAGCCGGTCTAAGTTTCATAAACTTTTTCAACTACCTTTTCTGGTCAAGGTGGTATTGCTACAACCCGTCATTGGTGGGCCGCCACGCCAGCCCTAGCGATGTTAAGGATTCAAAAGTCTCAATGAACGATATCGAAACAGGCTAA
- the LOC110876665 gene encoding uncharacterized protein LOC110876665, with product MAYVKASTCPIVENNQSGSSFWKKTTDRFNAIMEHGPARDVESVSGKWRKMIKVVNAFNQIYLSPPSGSNDEDILNLAIAKWDSQNPTPFPHFRAWNVVRKEQKWKPVPNEVATTKRTKTSESGSYSAGGSTARCQIDINDDPEDDEDVLPVHESERPPGRDKAKKEAAGKRKVAGSSGGGGSSGGRGEKASSKMDDLINEFRSFKEFAAEKYTHKKTVSSDYARAEDFRIMRLDLDSVPEDEREVYRRMKEEVKKKWTS from the exons ATGGCGTATGTTAAGGCCTCTACTTGCCCGATAGtcg aaaACAACCAATCGGGTAGTAGTTTTTGGAAGAAGACAACGGATAGATTTAACGCGATTATGGAGCATGGTCCGGCTCGTGATGTCGAATCCGTCTCGGGCAAGTGGCGAAAAATGATCAAGGTCGTCAACGCTTTTAACCAAATTTACCTTTCTCCTCCAAGCGGGAGTAACGACGAGGACATTCTTAACCTTGCTATCGCCAAGTGGGACTCTCAAAATCCAACGCCTTTCCCGCACTTCCGAGCATGGAACGTTGTAAGGAAAGAACAAAAATGGAAGCCGGTTCCAAATGAGGTCGCAACGACCAAACGCACTAAAACTTCCGAGTCCGGAAGTTATAGTGCGGGAGGCTCCACCGCTCGATGTCAAATCGACATAAACGACGACCCGGAAGATGACGAGGATGTGTTGCCCGTTCACGAGTCGGAACGTCCCCCCGGGAGGGACAAAGCAAAAAAAGAAGCGGCCGGAAAGCGAAAAGTGGCCGGCTCGAGTGGAGGTGGCGGCTCGAGTGGAGGTAGGGGCGAGAAGGCATCGTCAAAAATGGACGACTTGATAAACGAATTCCGTTCGTTCAAAGAGTTCGCGGCCGAAAAGTATACTCACAAGAAAACCGTGTCGTCCGACTATGCTCGAGCGGAAGATTTTAGGATTATGCGGTTGGATCTCGACTCGGTTCCGGAGGATGAACGCGAGGTTTATCGGAGGATGAAGGAAGAGGTGAAAAAAAAATGGACGTcgtag
- the LOC110874889 gene encoding GDSL esterase/lipase At1g71250, whose amino-acid sequence MSGHRWWFMAVVVVACWWKGVAPQQQPQQAPAIWVMGDSLVDSGNNNFLSSSAKANYPPYGCDYYRGPTGRFCNARTFSDILGDWLGIAAPPPFADPSTTGDKIMGGVNYASAAGGILDETGQHYGDRYSLSQQVVNFETTLSQLRTMMSPSNLSQLLSNSIVVMVFGSNDYINNYLLPNIYDTSRTYTPDAFANLLLNRYATQIHALYSLGLRKFFLPGLGPLGCIPNQLATGQAPPGRCVDSVNQMLGPFNEGLKRLVGQFNGGSHPGAMFVYGNTYGVFGDIMNNPAGYGFTVRDRACCGIGRNQGQITCLPLATPCFNRDQYVFWDAFHPTQAANGVLAQRAYSGSNNDNFPMNVQQLAQTRL is encoded by the exons ATGAGTGGTCATAGGTGGTGGTTCATGGCGGTTGTGGTGGTGGCGTGTTGGTGGAAAGGTGTTGCACCACAACAACAGCCACAACAGGCTCCGGCGATATGGGTGATGGGAGATTCCTTGGTGGATAGTGGGAATAACAACTTTCTTAGTTCTTCTGCTAAAGCTAATTATCCTCCTTACGGCTGTGATTATTATCGCGGTCCTACTGGTAGATTTTGTAACGCAAGAACGTTTAGTGACATACTTG GAGATTGGTTGGGAATAGCTGCTCCACCTCCATTTGCAGATCCCAGCACAACTGGAGACAAGATCATGGGTGGTGTCAATTATGCTTCTGCTGCAGGGGGTATCCTTGATGAAACTGGCCAACACTAT GGAGATCGATACAGCTTGAGCCAACAAGTTGTGAATTTTGAGACAACTTTAAGCCAATTGAGAACCATGATGAGCCCCTCAAACCTCTCTCAACTCCTCTCCAATTCCATAGTAGTTATGGTTTTCGGCAGCAACGATTACATCAACAACTACCTCTTGCCAAACATATATGATACAAGCCGCACTTACACGCCCGACGCATTTGCAAACCTCCTTCTTAACCGTTACGCCACCCAAATTCAC GCACTATACAGCCTAGGACTACGGAAATTCTTTCTACCAGGACTCGGACCGCTAGGGTGCATACCTAACCAGTTAGCCACTGGTCAAGCCCCTCCTGGGAGATGTGTGGACTCGGTGAACCAGATGTTGGGACCTTTTAACGAGGGGCTCAAAAGACTTGTTGGTCAGTTCAATGGTGGCTCGCACCCTGGAGCTATGTTTGTGTATGGAAACACATATGGTGTGTTTGGTGACATCATGAATAATCCTGCTGGATATG GCTTTACAGTGAGAGATAGAGCATGTTGTGGGATAGGAAGGAATCAAGGACAGATAACGTGCCTCCCGTTAGCAACACCATGTTTCAACCGCGATCAATATGTGTTTTGGGATGCTTTTCATCCGACTCAAGCTGCGAATGGTGTGCTGGCTCAGAGAGCCTA